A single genomic interval of Adhaeribacter pallidiroseus harbors:
- a CDS encoding RagB/SusD family nutrient uptake outer membrane protein, which translates to MMKNFKNKKVELIVVLATLLSFGACKDLDEEVYSAAIPENFFQTKDQVMAGFVMPYAFMQTHIYQVHFALQEFVTDEAVAPVRGGYVDQNGAWNRFHRHTWTAAEPWIELEWNNMWQAIGYSNYFIDAVQDKDLSKMDLPISKEKMIAEVKLVRALHYYWAFSNFGNIPIVEHVGEPNPPTRPAAEVFTWLEKEIKDNMPLLSDKGETGWYGHFTKNAARALLAKLYLNAEAITGTVRWQDALDQCNAIINSGEYTLDAAWNTPFLAHNEGSQENIFVIPFDANRAPQFNAAQQQLHWSLAPVKYGLEDAWYKTVTQESFFELFADNDLRKQQWLYGPQTYIDEEGEEQPVMDGEEQLVLNPAIEALENFEGGWTDGVVNVKYEVENSSLANMNNDLVVFRLSDILFMKAECLMRLNGGAATSEAVNLVNQVRARSFKKNDRAARYTTSQLTFDELLNERGREFAYEMLRREDLIRFGHFNDEWWEKPVSEPFRKFFPIPFNALTANPALTQNPGY; encoded by the coding sequence ATGATGAAAAATTTTAAAAATAAAAAAGTTGAGCTGATCGTGGTGTTGGCCACTTTATTAAGTTTTGGGGCTTGTAAAGACCTCGACGAAGAAGTTTATAGTGCGGCCATCCCCGAGAATTTTTTTCAAACCAAAGACCAGGTAATGGCTGGTTTTGTAATGCCCTACGCTTTTATGCAAACGCATATTTACCAGGTGCATTTTGCCTTGCAGGAGTTTGTTACCGATGAGGCCGTGGCGCCGGTCCGGGGGGGCTACGTTGATCAGAACGGGGCCTGGAACCGCTTTCACCGCCATACCTGGACTGCCGCCGAACCCTGGATTGAGCTGGAATGGAACAACATGTGGCAGGCGATCGGCTACAGCAATTATTTTATTGACGCAGTTCAGGACAAAGACCTAAGTAAGATGGATCTCCCGATCAGCAAAGAAAAAATGATTGCCGAAGTGAAGCTGGTGCGGGCCTTACACTATTATTGGGCCTTCAGTAATTTCGGCAATATTCCGATTGTGGAGCATGTGGGGGAGCCCAACCCACCTACTCGGCCAGCAGCCGAAGTTTTTACCTGGCTGGAAAAAGAAATAAAAGACAATATGCCGTTATTAAGCGATAAAGGCGAAACCGGCTGGTATGGCCACTTTACCAAAAACGCCGCTCGGGCTTTGCTGGCCAAATTATACCTCAATGCCGAAGCCATAACGGGTACCGTGCGCTGGCAAGATGCCCTGGACCAATGTAACGCGATCATCAATTCCGGTGAATATACGCTGGATGCGGCCTGGAACACCCCCTTCTTAGCCCATAACGAAGGCAGCCAGGAAAACATTTTTGTTATTCCGTTTGATGCGAACCGCGCCCCGCAATTTAATGCCGCCCAACAGCAGTTGCACTGGAGCCTGGCCCCGGTAAAATACGGTCTGGAAGATGCCTGGTACAAAACCGTTACCCAGGAATCGTTTTTTGAATTATTTGCCGATAACGATCTCCGGAAGCAACAATGGCTTTACGGTCCGCAAACGTATATAGATGAGGAGGGAGAGGAACAACCGGTAATGGATGGCGAAGAACAACTCGTGTTAAACCCAGCGATTGAAGCGTTGGAAAACTTTGAAGGCGGCTGGACCGACGGGGTGGTAAACGTAAAATACGAAGTGGAGAATAGCTCCCTGGCTAATATGAATAATGATTTGGTAGTATTCCGCTTATCCGACATCCTATTTATGAAAGCCGAATGCCTGATGCGCTTAAACGGTGGAGCCGCCACTTCCGAAGCGGTTAACCTGGTGAACCAGGTAAGAGCGCGCAGCTTTAAGAAGAACGACCGGGCTGCCCGGTATACCACCAGTCAATTAACCTTCGACGAACTGCTGAACGAGCGCGGCCGGGAGTTTGCTTACGAGATGCTCCGCCGGGAAGACCTGATCCGTTTTGGTCATTTTAACGACGAGTGGTGGGAAAAGCCAGTTTCAGAGCCTTTTCGCAAGTTTTTCCCGATTCCGTTTAACGCTTTAACTGCTAATCCGGCGTTAACACAAAACCCCGGCTACTAA
- a CDS encoding TIM barrel protein, producing the protein MKNQSRRDFLKIAGSLAGAAVLNQVLPGCAGSGASGNEVKLSAHLWEYARQFPPDWDCTPILDSIFADFKYAGLKGMEMMEIHLQQKDAVENIGAISQKHGVAVTGISYYAEMFDKNQHTEILEDVELVSGHMQQLGATEFGITTGFFKGKKTEEHLDNEALLIKEIIKICENHQVVANIHSHSNELQNEQFEWKGLIKRIPEIKLGPDLNWVVRAGLDPVAFIHEYGRQMVYLHLRDQTAAGVWTEAVGEGVINFPGIAKALQEVNYTGTAAIELAFDKPPVRPIKENLKISRAYVHQVFGW; encoded by the coding sequence ATGAAAAATCAATCACGGCGGGATTTTTTAAAAATTGCCGGCAGCCTGGCGGGAGCTGCGGTTCTAAATCAGGTATTGCCGGGTTGTGCTGGTTCCGGGGCGTCTGGTAACGAGGTAAAGCTAAGCGCGCATTTATGGGAGTACGCCCGCCAGTTTCCGCCTGATTGGGATTGTACCCCCATCCTGGATTCCATATTTGCCGATTTTAAATACGCCGGATTAAAAGGCATGGAAATGATGGAAATACACCTGCAGCAGAAAGATGCGGTCGAAAATATTGGGGCCATCAGCCAAAAGCACGGGGTAGCCGTAACCGGCATTTCTTATTACGCCGAAATGTTCGATAAAAACCAGCACACTGAAATATTGGAAGACGTGGAACTAGTTAGCGGCCACATGCAACAGCTGGGAGCCACCGAATTTGGGATCACCACCGGTTTTTTTAAAGGCAAAAAAACGGAAGAACACCTGGATAACGAAGCATTATTGATCAAGGAAATCATCAAAATTTGTGAAAATCATCAGGTAGTAGCCAATATTCACAGCCATAGTAATGAGTTGCAGAATGAGCAGTTTGAGTGGAAAGGCTTGATTAAACGGATACCGGAAATAAAACTAGGACCTGATCTGAACTGGGTAGTGCGGGCCGGGTTAGACCCGGTGGCGTTTATCCACGAATACGGCCGGCAAATGGTTTACCTGCACCTGCGCGACCAAACGGCGGCTGGGGTCTGGACGGAAGCAGTAGGCGAGGGCGTAATTAATTTTCCGGGTATTGCGAAAGCGTTACAAGAGGTAAATTATACTGGAACGGCGGCCATTGAGCTAGCTTTTGATAAACCACCGGTAAGGCCGATTAAAGAAAATTTAAAAATAAGCCGCGCGTACGTGCACCAGGTTTTTGGATGGTAA
- a CDS encoding TonB-dependent receptor domain-containing protein — protein sequence MGTVSAAYRILPALKASVNYSIIKNSYLNSSFSSNLDFFQQQNSLNGQASRSQTTNTNNIFEGLLTYNKQFGKHNLDVLGGYSYQNIFEEGLGAGNNNFITNSFLYYNLGAGRALNELTPGFNRSGVFVNSYAWERTLLAGFARVLYNYEEKYLLNLSIRREGASVLGVENKWGNFPSVSAGWVLSKENFLADNGIITNLKLRGGYGVTGNQESLGPYQSLSTLGAFSGQSGYFDGQWLIPYGSTYNANPLLRWETKNEVNVGLDFAFFKNGWLNGSLDFYNRRINNLIGNYTAQLPSQVNPNIFANAGTMENQGFELALNAQIANREKFSWNVSFTGAYNKNKIKSVTSDQFKGTAFNITDVGVGFTQRIAAGQPIGVFYGRKFAGFNDDGKWLFYNQAGDAVTAEDAGDSYFYLGSGIPKYNLGLTNNFKFGSFDATILFRGALGFKALNAKRIFHENYSNFTTHNLFQSAINKGVKNDQMYFSDYYLEKGDYLKLDNLTIGYSLPVKANGFIKSLRFYATGTNLLTLTKYSGTDPELPLNVDLSGEQEFTTGPGVEANYSYYPFTRTYTFGITGSF from the coding sequence TTGGGCACCGTATCCGCGGCCTACCGCATTTTGCCGGCGCTGAAAGCTTCGGTTAACTATTCCATTATTAAAAATTCCTACCTGAACAGCTCCTTCAGCAGTAACCTGGATTTCTTTCAGCAGCAAAATAGTTTAAACGGGCAGGCTTCGCGTTCGCAAACCACCAATACCAATAACATTTTCGAGGGATTATTAACTTATAACAAACAATTTGGTAAACATAACTTGGACGTACTGGGCGGTTATTCTTATCAGAATATCTTTGAAGAAGGTTTAGGAGCCGGTAACAACAACTTTATCACCAATTCATTTCTTTATTACAATCTGGGTGCTGGCCGGGCCTTGAATGAGTTAACGCCGGGCTTCAACCGGTCGGGAGTGTTTGTGAACAGCTACGCTTGGGAGCGTACCTTGTTAGCCGGCTTCGCCCGGGTATTGTATAATTACGAGGAAAAATACCTGTTAAATTTAAGCATCCGGCGGGAAGGCGCATCAGTGTTGGGCGTGGAAAATAAATGGGGTAATTTCCCCTCCGTATCCGCGGGTTGGGTACTGAGCAAAGAAAACTTTCTGGCTGATAATGGCATTATAACCAACCTGAAACTACGGGGTGGTTATGGCGTAACTGGTAACCAGGAAAGCCTTGGGCCCTACCAATCGCTCAGCACCTTAGGCGCATTTTCGGGGCAAAGTGGTTATTTCGATGGGCAGTGGTTAATTCCGTATGGCTCTACCTATAACGCCAACCCCTTATTACGGTGGGAAACCAAAAACGAGGTCAACGTTGGTTTAGACTTTGCTTTTTTTAAAAATGGCTGGCTAAACGGTTCCCTAGATTTCTATAATCGTCGCATCAACAACCTGATTGGCAACTATACCGCCCAGCTGCCCTCGCAGGTTAACCCGAACATTTTTGCCAACGCCGGAACCATGGAGAACCAGGGCTTCGAGTTAGCGCTGAACGCGCAAATAGCCAATCGCGAAAAATTTAGCTGGAATGTGAGTTTTACCGGCGCCTATAACAAGAACAAGATTAAATCGGTTACCAGCGATCAGTTTAAAGGCACGGCGTTTAATATAACCGATGTGGGCGTGGGCTTCACGCAGCGCATTGCAGCCGGTCAGCCGATAGGCGTTTTCTACGGTCGTAAATTTGCCGGCTTCAACGACGATGGTAAATGGCTGTTTTACAACCAGGCCGGCGACGCGGTTACCGCCGAAGATGCGGGCGATAGTTATTTTTACCTGGGGAGCGGCATCCCGAAATACAACCTGGGTTTAACCAATAACTTTAAGTTCGGCAGTTTTGACGCCACTATATTATTCCGGGGAGCCTTAGGTTTCAAAGCCTTAAATGCGAAACGCATTTTCCACGAAAATTACAGCAATTTCACTACCCATAACTTGTTTCAATCGGCCATTAACAAGGGCGTTAAAAACGACCAGATGTATTTTTCGGACTACTACCTGGAAAAAGGCGATTACCTGAAACTGGATAACCTGACAATTGGATATTCCTTGCCAGTAAAAGCAAATGGCTTTATCAAGTCGCTCCGGTTCTATGCTACCGGCACCAACCTGTTAACCCTAACCAAATATTCGGGCACCGACCCGGAATTACCTTTGAACGTCGATTTAAGCGGAGAACAGGAATTTACAACCGGTCCGGGTGTGGAAGCTAACTATAGTTATTATCCGTTTACCCGCACGTATACCTTTGGCATAACCGGCAGTTTTTAA
- a CDS encoding outer membrane protein assembly factor BamB family protein yields the protein MRKLYIIGITALSLLAVACNNDKPAFGSKQWAEYLGGPERNHYSTLEQITPANIKQLQVAWQYRTLDSGQIQCNPIIVDSILYGMTATTEPFALNAATGKEIWRVQSEGTDQFSTSRGLSYWKKGDDQRILYTNGPWLYAVNALDGKPITSFGEKGRVSLKAGLGKTAVDKMVISNTPGTVYEDLIVMPLRVSEGTDAALGFIHAFNIVTGKIAWVFHTIPLPGEYGYDTWPPDTYKNTEVGGGNNWSGMSVDRERGILYVPTGSAAYDFYGASRKGTNLFANCLLALDAKTGKRKWHFQLVHHDILDRDPPAPPNLITITRDGKKIDAVAQVTKQGLVFLFDRETGQPLFPIEERKVPPSDIPGEASWPTQPFPVNPAPYARQTFTEADINPLAENRQELLDLFRKSRSEGIFTPLSENGTIIYPGLDGGAEWGGAGVDPEGIMYVNSSEMPWRISIGPSATEEQLVSMTPGESLYRMTCTSCHGAERKGNPQSGFPSLVDIKDRRDKNYVKNIVSHGKGMMPAFPKLTEKQKEALVGFLFDDEKIEEKESGLAKEPGKVKNTYSISGYSKFIDKNGYPAVRPPWGTLNAINLNTGEYVWKVTYGEHPELIAKGIPQTGAESYGGPVVTASGLIFIAGTKDGKFRAYDKITGKLLWETKLPAAGFATPSTYEVNGKQYVVIACGGTKLDSPSGDSYVAFALPDKK from the coding sequence ATGAGAAAACTATACATCATCGGGATTACGGCATTAAGCCTGCTGGCTGTTGCTTGTAATAACGATAAACCTGCCTTTGGTTCCAAGCAATGGGCCGAGTACCTGGGAGGCCCCGAGCGTAACCATTATTCCACGCTGGAGCAGATTACCCCGGCCAACATCAAACAGTTGCAGGTGGCGTGGCAGTATCGCACGCTGGATTCGGGCCAAATCCAGTGTAACCCGATTATAGTGGATAGCATCTTGTATGGCATGACCGCTACCACCGAACCTTTTGCCTTGAATGCCGCCACCGGTAAAGAAATTTGGCGCGTGCAAAGCGAAGGCACCGACCAGTTTAGCACCAGTCGCGGACTCAGTTACTGGAAAAAAGGCGACGATCAGCGGATTTTATATACCAACGGGCCCTGGTTGTACGCCGTAAATGCCCTGGATGGTAAACCTATAACTTCCTTTGGCGAAAAAGGGCGGGTAAGTTTAAAAGCTGGTCTGGGTAAAACGGCCGTCGATAAAATGGTAATTTCCAACACCCCGGGCACCGTTTACGAAGACCTGATTGTGATGCCATTGCGGGTATCCGAAGGTACCGATGCTGCCTTAGGGTTTATCCATGCTTTCAATATTGTTACGGGTAAAATAGCTTGGGTTTTTCATACCATTCCTTTGCCCGGCGAATACGGTTACGATACCTGGCCGCCGGATACGTATAAAAATACGGAAGTAGGTGGGGGCAACAACTGGTCGGGTATGTCCGTGGACCGGGAGCGCGGCATACTGTATGTGCCAACCGGCTCGGCGGCGTATGATTTTTACGGGGCCAGTCGTAAGGGCACCAACCTGTTTGCCAATTGTTTGCTAGCCCTGGATGCTAAAACGGGCAAGCGCAAATGGCATTTTCAATTGGTGCACCACGATATCCTGGACCGCGACCCGCCCGCGCCCCCGAACCTGATTACAATTACCCGCGACGGTAAAAAAATCGACGCGGTAGCGCAGGTAACCAAGCAAGGACTTGTTTTTTTATTTGACCGGGAAACCGGCCAGCCCTTGTTCCCGATAGAAGAAAGAAAAGTACCGCCATCCGATATTCCAGGGGAAGCCAGCTGGCCTACGCAGCCGTTCCCGGTTAATCCAGCCCCGTATGCCCGACAAACCTTCACCGAGGCCGATATTAACCCGTTGGCCGAAAACCGCCAGGAACTACTGGACCTGTTCCGGAAAAGCCGCTCCGAAGGAATATTTACCCCGTTGAGTGAAAACGGAACCATTATTTATCCCGGATTAGACGGTGGTGCCGAATGGGGCGGGGCCGGGGTGGACCCGGAGGGTATTATGTACGTGAACAGCAGCGAAATGCCCTGGCGTATCTCCATAGGTCCATCTGCCACCGAAGAGCAACTGGTAAGCATGACGCCCGGCGAAAGCCTTTACCGGATGACCTGTACGTCTTGTCATGGTGCGGAGCGTAAAGGAAATCCCCAAAGTGGTTTCCCGTCTTTGGTGGATATTAAAGATCGGCGCGATAAAAACTACGTTAAAAATATTGTTTCGCATGGTAAAGGCATGATGCCGGCTTTTCCGAAACTGACGGAGAAACAGAAAGAAGCCTTAGTCGGTTTCTTATTCGACGATGAAAAAATTGAGGAGAAAGAGTCGGGTTTAGCCAAAGAGCCGGGAAAAGTAAAAAATACCTACTCCATATCGGGCTACAGTAAGTTTATCGATAAAAATGGGTATCCGGCCGTCCGGCCGCCCTGGGGTACGCTAAACGCCATTAACCTGAATACCGGCGAATATGTCTGGAAAGTAACTTACGGCGAGCATCCGGAATTAATCGCAAAAGGGATTCCGCAAACCGGTGCCGAAAGTTACGGTGGTCCGGTAGTAACCGCCAGCGGATTAATCTTTATTGCCGGTACCAAAGATGGTAAGTTTCGGGCCTACGATAAAATAACCGGGAAGCTGCTCTGGGAAACCAAACTGCCAGCGGCTGGTTTTGCTACGCCCAGTACCTATGAGGTTAACGGCAAGCAGTACGTGGTAATCGCCTGCGGCGGTACCAAACTGGATTCGCCTTCGGGCGATAGTTACGTGGCATTTGCGCTACCCGATAAGAAATAA
- a CDS encoding GMC oxidoreductase, producing the protein MTREKLNDTVNINSKGIAANTYDAIVIGSGMSGGWAAKELCEKGLKTLVLERGRNVEHIKDYPTATKAPWEMPHRGTLPLKQTEENPIASRCYAYDEYTQHFFVKDQEHPYQQVKPFDWIRGYQVGGKSLMWARWTQRWSDLDFEANAKQGIAVDWPIRYKDIAPWYAYVEKFVGISGNRDGIPHLPDGEFLPPMDMNAVEEHLKESIATNYTDRQLIISRTANLSKGLTNRGPCQYRNMCARGCPYAGYFSSNSATLPAAAATGNMLLRPFSVVHSLIYDELTQKAKGVRVIDTNTQEATEYFAKVIFVNAGTLNTTLLFLNSTSSRFPNGFGNDSGELGHNLMDHNYRGHVNAEFPGLQDTYYYGRRPTGVYIPRFRNVGANVQKDFLRGYAFAAGGSRRTGNPGNETIGAAFKEALTKPGVWDIWMTGMGECLPYHENQVTLSKTKKDQWGMPELEIDCEYKNNELTMLKDILVSGAEMLEKAGFVNIEAYDSEQAPGQGIHEMGTARMGRDPKTSVLNGNNQVWGVKNVFVTDGACMVSSACQNPSLTYMALTARAVDFAVKELKRRNI; encoded by the coding sequence ATGACAAGGGAAAAATTAAACGATACGGTAAACATTAACAGCAAAGGGATTGCTGCGAATACTTATGATGCCATTGTGATTGGCTCGGGTATGTCGGGAGGCTGGGCGGCGAAAGAACTTTGCGAAAAAGGTTTGAAAACGCTGGTGCTGGAACGGGGCCGGAACGTGGAACACATCAAAGATTATCCCACTGCCACCAAAGCGCCCTGGGAAATGCCGCACCGGGGTACTTTGCCGCTAAAACAAACCGAAGAAAATCCCATAGCCAGCCGCTGTTATGCTTACGACGAATACACCCAGCATTTCTTTGTAAAGGACCAGGAACATCCTTACCAACAAGTAAAACCGTTCGATTGGATACGCGGTTACCAGGTAGGCGGCAAATCGCTGATGTGGGCCCGCTGGACCCAGCGCTGGAGCGACCTGGATTTTGAAGCGAACGCCAAACAAGGCATTGCGGTCGACTGGCCGATCCGTTATAAAGACATCGCGCCCTGGTACGCGTACGTCGAAAAATTCGTGGGCATCAGCGGCAACCGTGATGGCATTCCCCATCTGCCCGACGGGGAGTTTCTGCCACCCATGGATATGAATGCAGTTGAGGAGCATCTGAAAGAAAGCATTGCTACAAATTACACCGACCGGCAACTGATCATATCCCGTACGGCTAACTTGTCGAAAGGCTTAACCAACCGCGGACCCTGCCAGTACCGGAACATGTGCGCCCGGGGGTGCCCTTACGCGGGTTACTTTAGCAGCAATTCGGCTACTTTACCTGCTGCCGCCGCCACCGGGAACATGCTGCTCCGGCCGTTCTCGGTAGTGCATTCTCTTATTTATGACGAGCTTACCCAAAAGGCCAAAGGAGTACGGGTAATAGACACCAACACCCAGGAGGCCACCGAATATTTTGCCAAAGTGATTTTTGTAAATGCCGGTACGTTAAACACCACCTTGTTATTTTTAAATTCAACCTCCTCGCGCTTTCCCAATGGCTTCGGTAATGATAGCGGCGAACTGGGGCACAACCTGATGGACCACAATTACCGCGGCCACGTGAACGCCGAATTCCCTGGTCTGCAGGATACGTATTATTATGGCCGGCGGCCCACCGGGGTATATATTCCGCGCTTCCGGAATGTAGGAGCTAATGTGCAGAAAGATTTTTTACGGGGCTATGCTTTCGCGGCCGGTGGTTCCCGGCGTACGGGTAACCCGGGTAACGAAACCATTGGCGCGGCCTTTAAGGAGGCACTGACTAAACCGGGGGTTTGGGATATCTGGATGACCGGCATGGGCGAATGTTTGCCTTACCACGAAAACCAGGTAACCTTAAGTAAAACCAAAAAAGACCAGTGGGGCATGCCCGAACTGGAGATTGATTGCGAGTACAAAAACAACGAACTTACCATGCTTAAGGATATTTTAGTTAGCGGGGCCGAAATGTTGGAAAAAGCTGGTTTTGTCAACATCGAAGCGTACGATTCGGAACAGGCACCCGGCCAGGGCATTCACGAAATGGGAACCGCGCGCATGGGCCGCGACCCTAAAACATCTGTATTAAACGGCAATAACCAGGTTTGGGGAGTTAAAAATGTGTTTGTTACCGATGGCGCGTGTATGGTGTCATCCGCTTGCCAAAATCCTTCCTTAACCTATATGGCGCTAACCGCCCGGGCCGTTGATTTTGCCGTAAAGGAGCTTAAGCGCCGGAATATTTAA
- a CDS encoding PDDEXK nuclease domain-containing protein gives MDSRFTDIIQLIKQSRTNAIKAVNAELINLYWNIGEYITKKIERSEWGESVVAELAKYIQRNEPEAKGFSDKNLWRMKQFYETYKDFPILSTLLREISWSHNLAIFSRCKTAEEREFYIKLSKKEKYSFRELDRQISASLFERAMIGNLKISTALRETNNDLTNTFKDSYIFEFLSLPEQHRESELQYGLVRQMKNFILELGKDFLFIGEEYKLQVGNSDFYIDLLFYHRGLQCLVAFELKADKFKPDHLGQLNFYLEALDRDVKKSNENPSIGVLLCKDKDNEVVEYALSRSLSPTMISEYKTQLPDKKLLQQKIHELFANDSGGK, from the coding sequence ATGGACAGTCGGTTCACGGACATTATTCAACTTATAAAACAATCGCGGACTAATGCCATAAAAGCCGTTAATGCTGAATTGATTAATCTTTATTGGAATATAGGAGAATATATTACTAAGAAAATTGAACGATCTGAATGGGGCGAATCGGTTGTAGCTGAATTAGCAAAATACATTCAACGAAACGAACCGGAAGCAAAGGGATTCTCCGATAAAAATCTTTGGAGAATGAAGCAATTCTATGAGACTTACAAGGACTTTCCAATACTCTCAACACTGTTGAGAGAAATTAGTTGGTCTCATAATTTAGCTATTTTTTCAAGATGTAAAACAGCAGAAGAAAGAGAATTTTACATTAAGTTATCGAAAAAAGAAAAGTATAGTTTCAGAGAACTTGACCGACAAATTTCCGCCAGTCTTTTCGAGCGAGCTATGATAGGAAATTTAAAAATCTCAACAGCGTTGAGAGAAACTAATAACGACTTAACCAATACCTTCAAAGACAGTTATATTTTTGAATTCTTGAGTTTACCCGAACAACACCGCGAAAGTGAGCTACAATATGGACTTGTCAGACAAATGAAGAACTTCATACTCGAACTTGGCAAAGATTTCTTGTTCATTGGGGAAGAATACAAATTACAAGTTGGCAACAGCGACTTTTATATTGACCTTCTGTTTTACCACCGTGGCTTGCAATGTTTAGTTGCTTTTGAACTAAAGGCAGACAAGTTTAAGCCTGATCATTTAGGACAGTTGAACTTTTACTTGGAAGCCTTAGACCGTGATGTGAAAAAATCAAATGAAAATCCAAGTATTGGAGTTTTGTTGTGCAAAGACAAGGACAACGAAGTAGTTGAATATGCTTTGAGTAGAAGTCTTTCTCCGACAATGATTTCAGAATACAAGACCCAACTTCCTGACAAGAAGCTATTGCAACAGAAGATACACGAACTATTTGCCAATGATAGCGGCGGAAAATAG